GACAGCATCTAAAAAGAGCAGATGTGGGATTTGATGTGAACTGTGGATTAAGAGATGCTCTTTACATTTGTACCCTTGTCCGTGGTGAGCTTCAAGACAAATGCAAGCTGTTTACTTTTGGATAAGCTTATCCACTGAATTTGCAGACATAGGGGAGCTTCATCTCACAGGTATTATCTCTCCATTTCAGAAatcctggaaagagaaaagaggttaAATAATTGAGGATATGGATCTTGAGAAGATAATGAAGAAATGCCTCAATCTGTGGCTTCAATTTAAAAGTCACTCCCTCATGCTCTCCAGTGGTACAATCCAAATGAAGGAGATAACCAAGCAGCCAATAAAGAAGATGAGAACAAAACCACATTCCATTTCCTAGCTCAGAGGCACCCAGAAATGTGAGAAGATGGGTATACCTCCAGGTGAGGTGGTTCTTACCTGAAGCTCTTGACAAAGTGCCACAAAAACCACGGTCTAAGGCAGTGGATGGATTCCTCTCCCAGTTAAGGTAATTCATCACATCAGTGTTACTCCACTCCCATCCACCTCCATTGGGTTGTTCACCCTGATGAGAAGGGAACCAGATATAAGTTAGGGTGCTGAAAGCTCTACATATATAAAAACTTCAGTGAAACTCTGGATTCCCTTCCAACCTCCACAACTCAGTTGATCATATTTTTCAAGAACATAGCATTAGAATTATTGCTGCCTTCATTTCTACTTATATATCCAGAAACTACTGATAAAATTAGGACACAatgaaatttatttgaaatataaatggtAGTAAATCAGCAACTTCCTCCAAAATGGAAGTAGGATGTTTATTCTACCTAGAGAAAATATAGTATGCCacttttttctatatttcttgatAATACTGTATGCAGCCTCCCTGAAACTGACTGTGAATTCTTCCAAggcctattattattattaaaaatttccacttcctcccctcctcctatgtctctccccttcccctaatccccctcctcctccctctccagtccaaagagcactcagggttccctgccctgtgggaagtccaaggtcctcccccttccatcccggtctaggaaggtgagcatccaaacagactaggctcccacaaaaccagtacatgcagtagaatcaaaacccagtgccattgtccttggcttctcagtcagccatcATTGactgccacgttcagagagtccggtttgatcacatgctcaatcagtcccagtccagctggccttggtgagctcccattagatcagccccactgtctcagtgggtgggtgcacccctcacggtcctgccttcctctcccaagTCAGTCAGAGTCACATGAACTTCATCTGAAGTCTAGGAATCCTAGTAGAACTCAGCTCTACAAGAGACCCTGATGGTTTCCTTTGTTTCAGTGTTATCCCGTGTCTGACCTCTGTGTCTTTTCGGACTCCTTCTGGGGAGTCTCAGCAAGTGTGCCTATGTGATAATGACATGTGAGAGtaaacagagaagaggaaatcGTACCAGAGTGGGATCATGGAGCCCAATCCAGACGTATGAGTAACTGTTCCCTGTGCTCTTCACCAAAGAGGACACGAAGGAAGCCTCAGCTCCAGTGAGAACAGACACGAGGTGCCCTAAGGGCCTCTTTTGGCAGGCCAGCTGTGTGAGGAACAGAATCAAAAGGAGGTTTAGGCTTCACTGGATAATGACAAGGCGGAGGTAAGTGGGGGGACAGGCTATATTGAAAGTCAACTATTCATCTCGGACACAAAGGACTAGAGAAAATAGAACACAACATCCCCCATGACCCATATGTACTTTCCACATCCCAGTACTCACTTCTGCATCAAACCAGGTCTGTGGTATCCGAAACAAGGCATAGCAGTAGGAGCCATAAGCCCTGGAGCCTTGGGGACAACTAATGCGTGGTGATGGCGCTTCCTTCGGGGAATCTTCACCTGGGGTGGAGTAAGATGAATATAGCCATTGGGTGAAAAGAAAAGTGGAACATAGTTGGGTTGGTCAAAATAGGGCTGCTTTTGTAAACTATTTCTTGGAAGGAAGTCAAATCAAGTCTTTGTGTAGTCTTTGAGACTTTTTATAATGCGCAGACCTAGTAAATGATGCAACCTCGTTTTcctctttcttattaaaaattagtTCATGACTCCACCAAATCTAGGCTTAACTTCCATTGCCTACTCTTCTTTTCCCATGGAGCTCATGGTTTATTATCATTTCTACCCTTTCATGCTACCAATATAAATTATAGCATCATGACAAAATGATAAATCCTATTATTCCACTGCTGATAGACCACCATGATACCTTCCACAACCAATGCCCTGGGAGATGCAAGATGATGGAACTGTTACAACAGTTTTCCAATATGAATATCCCTCATTATTCCTTATGACACTTTCCTCTACTCACTGACTCTAAACACTCCCAGGAAGTCAGTGCTAGAGACAAAGAAGTCTTACCTTGAACCTGAGAAAAGAGCATCAGGCAGGAGAGCAACATCCAAGACATGCTGGTGAGTGCTATGCGAGACAGCATCTTGCCTGTGAGGGATGAACAATCAGAGTCACTCCAGGTGGTGTGGATAGAGAAGGCAGACAGTAAAGACCAGCAATCTCCTTCTTTTGCTAGTTCTGCAGTGATACACTAATTTTGTCCTATCTCCTCCTGTAGTCCAGAAATCCATATTTTGTTCTTGCTCTGAGAGTTTCATAGGTAGCCTTTCCTGAGTTATAAAACTCTGTGTGATGTGAGAGCATAAATCATGGAACACCTTCTTCTAGTGAGAGGTGACCCCTGCGAGGTTCTCATCGTCTTCCAGCTTCTACTTACCTATCTTGCAGAGAGATCTGGGATGGTTTGTCAGGGCAGAGATGGCTGTGCTTTTATAACAGGATTTGAGGGAGGAGCACCAAAGTGAATAACTGGAATGCTTATGCAGGTGAGGATGGTGGGTAGTGCTTGGCATGAACTAAGGGGGTTCCCAGAAAGAGCAGGAGGATCTTCCTGGCAAAGATGGAGAATTTTCACAATTACCTCCTTCCTGTTAGCAGCACTGCTTTACCCTAGGCGTGAGTGAAGTTTAAC
This genomic window from Microtus ochrogaster isolate Prairie Vole_2 chromosome 14 unlocalized genomic scaffold, MicOch1.0 chr14_random_3, whole genome shotgun sequence contains:
- the LOC101987537 gene encoding regenerating islet-derived protein 3-beta-like encodes the protein MLSRIALTSMSWMLLSCLMLFSQVQGEDSPKEAPSPRISCPQGSRAYGSYCYALFRIPQTWFDAELACQKRPLGHLVSVLTGAEASFVSSLVKSTGNSYSYVWIGLHDPTLGEQPNGGGWEWSNTDVMNYLNWERNPSTALDRGFCGTLSRASGFLKWRDNTCEMKLPYVCKFSG